The following coding sequences are from one Lolium rigidum isolate FL_2022 chromosome 6, APGP_CSIRO_Lrig_0.1, whole genome shotgun sequence window:
- the LOC124661572 gene encoding pentatricopeptide repeat-containing protein At2g37320-like isoform X1, with amino-acid sequence MLLGIFKGRPHPTSAVCRWVYPWTASVMHKHSHLLWYRFSNHLPSFSVVRLCMENFGTHLPHKRSRKQGGRDTCDVLRVLHLVPGKGYDGKEEGPSHHRIISDCMHDILGVQSENLGMKNGKIQFVNSSRNPEQILPNTIDSHDISACPFMNKLSKGNKFMLLVELHRRGISVDVSVLTSAVSFCAVKQSIRRGAQLHALLMKVGCDLSVFSGTSLISLYARCCQLENAYQIFRNMPVKNTVSWTALISGYAQDNQIEPCLQVFQLMRQSACRPNDITFATIFSVCTNHALLALGRSVHGLELRMGFDLCVHVSNALISMYAKCGSIDEAQSIFQRIACKDLVSWNSMIFGYSQYGLADRCLSLLKDMEAEHIVPDVISFLGILSSCRHACLVEEGRLCFKAMIQLGIKPELDHYSCMVDLLGRAGLLDEAWNLIHAMSMSPNAVIWGSLLAACRIHGNIPIGIHAAEHRLKLGPGCAATHIQLANLYASIDCWSDVARVRKMMKEKGLKTNTGCSWIEIGSKVYSFTAENRSKNHKVNDVLAVLDCLRSHMVYKYDVLIDGLEFDDPQHFNVSFSTE; translated from the coding sequence ATGCTGCTAGGCATTTTCAAAGGCAGGCCTCACCCGACTTCTGCCGTCTGCCGGTGGGTTTACCCATGGACAGCTTCAGTCATGCACAAACACAGCCATCTCCTCTGGTACCGTTTCAGCAACCATTTACCATCATTTTCAGTGGTCCGTCTATGTATGGAAAATTTTGGCACGCACTTACCACACAAGAGATCAAGAAAGCAAGGGGGTCGCGACACCTGCGATGTACTGAGAGTTTTGCATCTCGTGCCAGGGAAGGGATATGATGGCAAAGAGGAAGGTCCGTCCCATCACCGCATTATCAGCGACTGTATGCATGACATCTTGGGAGTTCAATCAGAAAATCTTGGTATGAAGAATGGAAAAATACAATTTGTTAACTCAAGCAGAAATCCAGAGCAAATTTTACCCAATACCATTGATTCCCACGATATCTCCGCGTGTCCTTTCATGAACAAACTCTCAAAGGGAAACAAGTTTATGCTACTTGTGGAGTTGCATAGGAGAGGAATAAGTGTGGATGTATCTGTTTTAACGTCTGCCGTGAGTTTTTGTGCTGTTAAGCAATCCATTAGGAGAGGTGCTCAGCTCCATGCCCTACTGATGAAAGTTGGCTGTGACTTGTCTGTCTTTTCTGGTACCTCTCTGATCAGCTTATATGCAAGGTGTTGTCAATTGGAGAATGCTTATCAGATTTTTCGGAACATGCCAGTTAAAAATACTGTGTCGTGGACAGCACTCATTTCTGGTTATGCCCAGGATAATCAGATCGAGCCATGCCTCCAGGTATTTCAGTTGATGAGGCAGTCAGCATGCAGGCCTAATGACATCACATTTGCCACTATCTTCAGTGTGTGCACTAACCACGCACTTCTGGCACTTGGTAGAAGTGTTCATGGTTTAGAACTGAGAATGGGTTTTGATTTGTGTGTGCATGTCTCGAATGCACTCATATCAATGTATGCAAAGTGTGGGAGTATAGATGAGGCCCAATCCATATTTCAGAGGATTGCTTGCAAGGACCTGGTTTCTTGGAATTCCATGATCTTTGGATATTCACAGTATGGCCTTGCTGACCGTTGCCTAAGCTTGCTAAAAGATATGGAGGCGGAGCACATAGTGCCAGATGTAATCTCTTTCCTTGGCATCCTGTCATCGTGCCGGCATGCATGCCTTGTAGAAGAAGGCCGGCTCTGTTTCAAGGCGATGATCCAACTTGGAATAAAACCAGAGCTAGATCACTACTCATGTATGGTAGACCTCCTCGGCCGGGCAGGTTTGCTTGATGAAGCATGGAATTTGATACATGCAATGTCCATGTCCCCCAATGCAGTCATATGGGGTTCTCTGCTGGCTGCCTGTAGGATTCATGGAAACATTCCGATTGGCATCCATGCTGCAGAGCACCGCCTTAAGCTGGGGCCAGGGTGTGCTGCAACTCATATACAACTAGCAAATTTATACGCCAGCATTGATTGCTGGAGTGATGTGGCCAGAGTGAGGAAGATGATGAAGGAGAAAGGACTAAAGACGAACACCGGTTGCAGTTGGATAGAAATTGGTAGTAAGGTTTATAGTTTCACAGCAGAGAACAGATCAAAGAACCACAAAGTAAATGATGTGCTGGCTGTTCTTGACTGCCTGCGGTCTCATATGGTATACAAGTACGATGTGCTGATAGATGGTCTTGAGTTTGATGACCCTCAACATTTCAATGTAAGTTTTAGCACTGAATAA
- the LOC124661572 gene encoding pentatricopeptide repeat-containing protein At2g37320-like isoform X2: MHDILGVQSENLGMKNGKIQFVNSSRNPEQILPNTIDSHDISACPFMNKLSKGNKFMLLVELHRRGISVDVSVLTSAVSFCAVKQSIRRGAQLHALLMKVGCDLSVFSGTSLISLYARCCQLENAYQIFRNMPVKNTVSWTALISGYAQDNQIEPCLQVFQLMRQSACRPNDITFATIFSVCTNHALLALGRSVHGLELRMGFDLCVHVSNALISMYAKCGSIDEAQSIFQRIACKDLVSWNSMIFGYSQYGLADRCLSLLKDMEAEHIVPDVISFLGILSSCRHACLVEEGRLCFKAMIQLGIKPELDHYSCMVDLLGRAGLLDEAWNLIHAMSMSPNAVIWGSLLAACRIHGNIPIGIHAAEHRLKLGPGCAATHIQLANLYASIDCWSDVARVRKMMKEKGLKTNTGCSWIEIGSKVYSFTAENRSKNHKVNDVLAVLDCLRSHMVYKYDVLIDGLEFDDPQHFNVSFSTE, encoded by the coding sequence ATGCATGACATCTTGGGAGTTCAATCAGAAAATCTTGGTATGAAGAATGGAAAAATACAATTTGTTAACTCAAGCAGAAATCCAGAGCAAATTTTACCCAATACCATTGATTCCCACGATATCTCCGCGTGTCCTTTCATGAACAAACTCTCAAAGGGAAACAAGTTTATGCTACTTGTGGAGTTGCATAGGAGAGGAATAAGTGTGGATGTATCTGTTTTAACGTCTGCCGTGAGTTTTTGTGCTGTTAAGCAATCCATTAGGAGAGGTGCTCAGCTCCATGCCCTACTGATGAAAGTTGGCTGTGACTTGTCTGTCTTTTCTGGTACCTCTCTGATCAGCTTATATGCAAGGTGTTGTCAATTGGAGAATGCTTATCAGATTTTTCGGAACATGCCAGTTAAAAATACTGTGTCGTGGACAGCACTCATTTCTGGTTATGCCCAGGATAATCAGATCGAGCCATGCCTCCAGGTATTTCAGTTGATGAGGCAGTCAGCATGCAGGCCTAATGACATCACATTTGCCACTATCTTCAGTGTGTGCACTAACCACGCACTTCTGGCACTTGGTAGAAGTGTTCATGGTTTAGAACTGAGAATGGGTTTTGATTTGTGTGTGCATGTCTCGAATGCACTCATATCAATGTATGCAAAGTGTGGGAGTATAGATGAGGCCCAATCCATATTTCAGAGGATTGCTTGCAAGGACCTGGTTTCTTGGAATTCCATGATCTTTGGATATTCACAGTATGGCCTTGCTGACCGTTGCCTAAGCTTGCTAAAAGATATGGAGGCGGAGCACATAGTGCCAGATGTAATCTCTTTCCTTGGCATCCTGTCATCGTGCCGGCATGCATGCCTTGTAGAAGAAGGCCGGCTCTGTTTCAAGGCGATGATCCAACTTGGAATAAAACCAGAGCTAGATCACTACTCATGTATGGTAGACCTCCTCGGCCGGGCAGGTTTGCTTGATGAAGCATGGAATTTGATACATGCAATGTCCATGTCCCCCAATGCAGTCATATGGGGTTCTCTGCTGGCTGCCTGTAGGATTCATGGAAACATTCCGATTGGCATCCATGCTGCAGAGCACCGCCTTAAGCTGGGGCCAGGGTGTGCTGCAACTCATATACAACTAGCAAATTTATACGCCAGCATTGATTGCTGGAGTGATGTGGCCAGAGTGAGGAAGATGATGAAGGAGAAAGGACTAAAGACGAACACCGGTTGCAGTTGGATAGAAATTGGTAGTAAGGTTTATAGTTTCACAGCAGAGAACAGATCAAAGAACCACAAAGTAAATGATGTGCTGGCTGTTCTTGACTGCCTGCGGTCTCATATGGTATACAAGTACGATGTGCTGATAGATGGTCTTGAGTTTGATGACCCTCAACATTTCAATGTAAGTTTTAGCACTGAATAA